A part of Thermococcus sp. JdF3 genomic DNA contains:
- a CDS encoding DUF4152 family protein translates to MRVVAADTGGALLTEDYEPIGLIATAAVLVGRPYRTAALSVVRYADPFNYDMSGRQAIRDEALLAVELSREVKPDVVHLDSTIGGIEVRKLDEPTIDALTITDRGKEVWKDLARDLQPLAKKFWEETGIEIIAIGKSSVPVRIAEIYSGLYTAKWAIEYARENGKAIVGLPRYMKVEIRPGKIYGESLDPREGGLFGEVEAETEGIGWELYPNPLVRRYMVLEVWGE, encoded by the coding sequence ATGAGAGTTGTTGCAGCTGACACGGGTGGTGCACTGCTCACGGAGGACTATGAGCCTATTGGCCTGATAGCAACGGCGGCGGTGCTCGTTGGGAGGCCTTACAGAACCGCGGCGCTGAGCGTGGTTCGTTACGCGGATCCCTTCAACTACGACATGAGCGGAAGACAGGCCATCCGGGACGAAGCATTGCTTGCGGTCGAGCTTTCCAGGGAGGTAAAGCCCGACGTCGTTCACCTCGACTCGACGATAGGTGGGATAGAGGTCAGGAAGCTTGACGAACCGACGATAGATGCCCTGACGATTACCGACCGCGGGAAGGAGGTCTGGAAGGACCTGGCCAGGGACCTTCAGCCCCTGGCAAAGAAGTTCTGGGAGGAGACCGGAATTGAAATCATAGCCATCGGCAAGTCCAGCGTCCCGGTGAGGATAGCGGAGATATACTCCGGGTTATACACGGCAAAGTGGGCGATTGAGTATGCGCGGGAGAACGGCAAGGCCATCGTCGGCCTGCCGAGGTACATGAAAGTTGAAATCCGTCCTGGAAAAATCTACGGAGAGAGCCTCGACCCGCGCGAGGGCGGTCTCTTCGGCGAAGTTGAGGCGGAAACCGAGGGAATCGGCTGGGAGCTGTACCCGAACCCTCTCGTGAGGCGCTACATGG